In a single window of the Rhizoctonia solani chromosome 16, complete sequence genome:
- a CDS encoding fusaric acid resistance-like protein gives MSPRALFDQAQEEDRGGAEAASDADDTIALSTQEARQGVVQRRDKALLMSPAVQYASPVPVREKMQKTWENIRSTPLNLETLSNLIDLPRRILVIQWNKSNVLHFRVWLSRAVRKVQHSKHARHAIKHAFGITLLAIPSFLPTGTPGIMRLCGTFIGAVYAYVTWAICRENPYGIVIMLTVGEIMLTFLIRTSTPGVGIVASITMPPIIFTPYLGLPHPSVIGLAALRGAQVAIGIVAAILINHFVFPRHCRVMFLEGMAQVLSKETALFLHLSQRTLNEAARTRNGMVRGAKMDLRLREMIAREKLLLTQMVHEVSLMPKPTDLYREATETVQRIADLMSGLRRIRENVPQKEAIHQVLQYRQHTISCVCIILFACEHAFRSRQPLPQILPSPRKAFDDLRREMMDALQSTTRATDVAYAIAENEVYEELIDAIEMLITITRELFGTNRWLSDGDLSFPPSTNPSAQVEALVVNMIGVLIGLGWSNLGLACAAFAARRYGPDSSESRAIRACFLVFLGFLAGLVRSRMPRLTLASRAVCFIGIWLLARTPETPEQWNYRYFTELLFIFSVAGAASLFVSLVARIFTHPGGYAKDVIDALGILKDLLHNSTSRTFSDLEKSMLRTETLHSKSLDKALALHTSYAYSAYELRIGRVPIKVIKPLLITVNRIREELAWGNVPALEGWETPSGDTALLAELDDPCRACSSAIIDGISTLQAAVGKCYGIKLPNNAHKSIHLNDPLLARTVITNARAELKGTLDSVVHGINKTSTLSRVEGHHKELFRKSLHSASLLHISSELIRALTLAHAILEIHHTTSTPHVFFLRPSWFWLGMSPRTVVAEEDSPVTPGPSTELDTDVDADTLSLNEARTVLLPIPTTTSPSHKWSLIQIMRTPVALQARINLSNWLWRARHSKHVQHAIKNALGIALLLIPAVLPASSSGINRGRLCMSLELTRGKYRKEIYILIMAYGPSSHLFMCLTKYGLDMEDWHLEIGTNPYGVVALVTIRNHPASIVFIPYLKIGHTSMLRESRMTRRLRTLQIAIGIIAAILINHVLFPKHPRVMFLSGMAKVLEDTRELYSGLSRRTLNDRHPRSRPDSELVAREKMYLSQMEHELSLMPKPTSAYREATNYAQRLVDLVAGLRRIRECTTHGDRFRTGTQTTGCLVHHSLVVRLRTRFPFEASTASGPPIGAQSTRRAQF, from the exons ATGTCTCCACGCGCATTATTTGATCAAGCGCAAGAAGAGGATCGAGGAGGTGCCGAGGCTGCTTCTGATGCGGACGACACGATTGCCTTATCAACGCAAGAAGCCAGACAAGGAGTAGTCCAACGACGAGACAAGGCGTTATTAATGTCTCCTGCCGTTCAGTATGCTTCCCCCGTCCCAGTACGGGAGAAAATGCAAAAGACATGGGAAAATATTCGCTCAACGCCTTTGAATCTGGAAACCCTCTCGAACCTCATTGACCTTCCACGAAGAATACTTGTCATTCAATGGAACAAGTCCAACGTTCTTCACTTTCGAGTTTGGCTGTCTCGCGCTGTGCGAAAGGTCCAGCATTCGAAACATGCGCGGCATGCGATCAAGCATGCATTTGGTATCACGCTCTTAGCGATTCCTAGCTTTTTGCCTACTGGGACGCCTG GCATTATGCGTCTT TGCGGGACGTTCATTGGTGCTGTATACGCCTATGTT ACATGGGCGATATGCCGAGAGAATCCATATGGAATCGTCATTATGCTTACT GTAGGAGAAATCATGTTGACATTTTTGATTCGGACTTCAACACCGGGTGTGGGGATTGTTGC ATCGATTACTATGCCTCCAATTATTTTCACGCCATATCTCGGTCTTCCCCATCCTTCCGTAATAG GTCTAGCAGCTCTCCGTGGAGCTCAAGTCGCGATCGGTATAGTCGCTGCAATCCTCATCAATCATTTCGTATTCCCGCGTCACTGTCGAGTCATGTTTTTGGAGGGCATGGCACAAGTATTGTCGAAAGAGACGGCACTATTTTTGCATTTGAGCCA GAGAACACTGAATGAGGCGGCACGTACGAGAAATGGGATGGTGAGGGGTGCCAAGATGGATTTGAGGCTTAGG GAAATGATTGCACGTGAAAAACTGCTACTGACTCAGATGGTACATGAAGTTAGCCTTATGCCG AAACCGACAGATCTATACAGGGAGGCAACGGAGACTGTCCAAAGGATCGCGGACCTGATGTCTGGCCTACGCagaattcgagaaaatgttCCCCAGAAGGAGGCGATTCATCAAGTATTGCAATACAGGCAGCATACA ATCTCATGTGTTTGTATTATCCTCTTTGCCTGCGAACACGCTTTCCGGTCTCGACAACCACTCCCCCAGATTTTACCGTCCCCTCGTAAAGCGTTCGATGACCTTCGACGTGAAATGATGGATGCTCTTCAGAGCACAACGCGCGCCACAGACGTAGCGTACGCAATCGCTGAAAACGAAGTCTACGAGGAATTAATCGACGCGATCGAGATGCTGATCACGATCACGAGAGAACTATTTGGCACGAACAGGTGGCTTTCGGATGGG GACCTTTCATTCCCCCCTTCCACAAATCCTTCGGCGCAAGTCGAAGCCCTTG TCGTCAATATGATTGGTGTTCTTATAGGACTCGGATGGAGTAATCTTGGGTTGGCATGCGCTGCTTTCGCAGCACGACGGTATGGACCTGACTCGAGCGAAAGCCGAGCCATCCGGGCCTGTTTTCTTGTCTTTCTCGGCTTCCTCG CGGGATTGGTGCGAAGTCGAATGCCACGCCTCACGCTAGCCTCCCGTGCGGTGTGTTTTATTGGTATTTGGCTCTTGGCCCGCACACCGGAAACCCCAGAA CAATGGAACTACCGCTACTTTACAGAGCTTCTATTTATATTCTCCGTTGCAGGAGCTGCAAGTCTGTTCGTCTCTCTGGTCGCTCGAATATTTACACATCCTGGCGGATACGCTAAAGACGTCATTGACGCACTTGGAATTCTCAAGGACCTACTTCACAACTCTACTTCTAGAACATTTTCAGATCTAGAGAAATCAATGTTGCGGACAGAAACATTGCATAGCAAGAGTCTAGACAAGGCACTTGCTCTGCATACATCCTacgcttactcagcatatgAACTACGAATTGGAAGGGTACCAATCAAGGTGATCAAGCCACTACTGATCACTGTCAATCGAATCAGAGAAGAACTCGCGTGGGGAAATGTGCCAGCATTGGAAGGTTGGGAAAC TCCCTCTGGAGATACCGCTCTTCTTGCAGAACTGGATGACCCCTGCAGAGCATGTTCGTCTGCGATCATCGATGGAATATCTACCCTGCAAGCAGCAGTCGGGAAGTGCTATGGGATCAAGCTACCCAACAATGCACATAAATCAATTCACCTAAATGATCCTCTCCTAGCTCGAACTGTAATTACGAATGCTCGGGCGGAGCTCAAGGGGACACTCGACTCAGTCGTGCACGGGATCAACAAAACCTCCACTCTGAGCAGAGTAGAGGGCCATCACAAAGAACTCTTTCGGAAAAGCTTACATTCTGCTTCTCTTCTACAC ATATCGTCAGAGCTTATCCGAGCGTTAACACTAGCACATGCCATTCTCGAAATCCATCACACTACATCCACACCCCAcgtattcttcctcagaCCGTCGTGGTTTTGGCTTGGAATGTCACCTCGTACCGTTGTTGCCGAGGAGGATTCACCCGTTACTCCTGGGCCATCGACCGAACTTGATACCGATGTCGATGCGGATACATTATCCTTGAACGAAGCGCGAACAGTCTTGCTTCCTATCCCGACTACAACCTCTCCTTCCCATAAATGGTCATTGATACAAATTATGCGCACACCTGTTGCCCTCCAAGCTCGCATCAACCTATCCAATTGGCTATGGAGAGCACGACATTCGAAGCATGTCCAACATGCTATCAAAAATGCTCTGGGTATTGCTTTACTTTTGATCCCTGCCGTCTTGCCTGCATCGTCCAGTGGTATTAATCGTGGTCGTTTATGCATGTCCTTGGAACTAACGCGGGGTAAATACAGGAAAGAAATTTACATTCTAATTATGGCGTATGGGCCAtcatctcatttgtttatgTGCTTGACCAAATACGGCCTTGACATGGAGGATTGGCATTTGGAGATTG GAACAAACCCATATGGAGTCGTTGCACTCGTGACC ATCCGTAACCATCCCGCCAGTATTGTTTTCATCCCCTATCTTAAGATAGGTCATACATCTATGTTACGTGAGTCCAGAATG ACCCGCCGGTTACGTACCCTCCAAATTGCAATCGGAATCATTGCAGCCATTCTTATCAACCATGTGTTATTCCCCAAACATCCTCGCGTGATGTTCCTGAGCGGGATGGCCAAGGTATTAGAAGATACGAGGGAACTCTATAGCGGGTTGAGCCG TCGAACACTGAATGACCGCCATCCACGTTCGCGCCCCGATTCT GAACTCGTTGCTCGAGAAAAGATGTATCTTAGTCAGATGGAGCACGAGCTCAGTTTAATGCCG AAACCCACTTCAGCATATCGTGAGGCTACCAATTATGCACAGCGATTGGTAGACCTGGTAGCTGGTTTACGCCGTATCAGAGAATGTACCACACACGGCGATCGATTCCGTACTGGTACACAGACAACGGGCT GCCTCGTGCATCACTCTCTCGTTGTTCGCCTGCGAACACGCTTTCCGTTCGAGGCGAGCACTGCCTCAGGTCCTCCCATCGGCGCGCAAAGCACTCGACGCGCTCAATTCTGA
- a CDS encoding Myosin head (motor domain), whose product MSDIYTRGTRVWIADKDSGWISAEVQSFTRTDAKIKITLQDERGKEHNIDTNDQDIKDAKDYLPPLRNPPLLEAVDDLATLSHLNEPSVLHTIRNRYSQHSIYTYSGIVLIAVNPFQRVALYGPEIIQAYSGRRKGELEPHIFAIAEDAYNRMTKDSEGQTIIVSGESGAGKTESAKLIMRFLASAVPEGHTPKNRAKATLEGSSEMEQQILATNPILEAFGNAKTTRNDNSSRFGKYLQILFDGKQNIVGARIRTYLLERSRLVYQPEIERNYHIFYQLCAGAPLKERKDLGLETDTSKFGYLSGGGPHSTPINGVDDAEEFRATQDALSTVGVAIDKQWSVFKLLAALLHLGNIKITAGRSDSNIDDNEPNMITACKFLGISPVEFKKWTTKKQITTRSEKIISSLNAAQATVVRDSVSKFVYACLFEWLVAIVNESLSGENGEGALKAEKFIGVLDIYGFEHFKKNSFEQFCINYANEKLQQEFNAHVFKLEQEEYVREQINWTFIDFSDNQPCIDVIEGKLGVLALLDEESRLPSGTDQSFLTKLLSQLDTPKNKNVFKKPRFGNSAFTIAHYALDVTYEAEGFIEKNRDTVPDEHLALLAGTQNPFFKEVLDAALASSRQSETPAPGTPTFSDSGSNGSRRSSLIPDPGRSSLLQGGGGAKRPGAVAKKPTLGSIFKGSLISLMDTISVTNVHYIRCIKPNEAKRAWEFTPQQVLSQLRACGVLETIRISCAGYPTRWTYEEFAERYYMLVHSKNWNAQTKIKDLCHMILGVTIKDEDKYQAGLTKIFFRAGMLAYLEAQRSEKLNSLVTLVQKNVRRRLAVKRYKELRHATIRIQTAQIAGCCEEVHTTQIFLDVHNAVVGLQSYIRGQNVRKNFKDTRLDVAATRLQSFFRGILSHMRRRMARKVLQALKIEARSAAKQKEISYQLENKVVQLTQSLQQRTNERKAAETQVRDLERQLTGWQSKHEEAEARARKLQNDIQTLHVPTAKFEELLKSKAEVESRLEAASAKVAEQEAQITKLSAEVQAATTKLEARANEAASNAGDLGQIAALKQELSQMRDQLNRANALNSLSGGSRRPAAEPPVSPTFQTGLLKEYASQQNGAAPGLGAPASTNGKRHQRRHSSAGNYNDASVRDSVDERMIASKRSQANNPRAVSVAYNGLDGLPRFRNGLEEIYDDPAEERIRLLSDLDRLDQEVYEGLILGLKIPSPTNANAPSLKEVLFPANLISLISNEMWRYGMIKESERFLANTMQTVQAHVMSFTGEDAIVPGVFWLSNVHEVLSFVCCAEADMMQGIGPASESANYDWAAYQHLIQMVKSDLDSLEYNIYHSWMVETKKRLSKMIIPALIETQSLPGFIISEGAGRLFNRLLNQNTAPAYNMDDVLNLLNKVLKSLKCFFMEESVIQQVVTELLKLVGVTSFNDLLMRRNFCSWKRAMQIQYNITRIEEWCKSHEMPEGTLQLEHLMQATKLLQLKKATQADIDIIYDVCWILTPSQIQRMCANYFVADYENPISPEILKLVAQRVQPNDRTDHLLLTPENEDVAPYELPLPREVAGLEHYVPAYLNVPHIRRLAAITP is encoded by the exons ATGTCCGACATATATACTAGAG GGACACGCGTATGGATCGCGgacaaggactctggctggATATCCGCAGAGGTCCAGTCGTTCACTCGTACCGACGCCAAGATCAAAATTACTTTGCAAGATGAACGGGGAAAA GAACACAATATCGATACGAACGACCAAGATATTAAGGATGCCAAAGATTATTTGCCCCCTTTACGAAATCCTCCTCTGCTCGAGGCCGTCGACGATCTTGCCACACTCTCTCACTTGAACGAGCCTTCCG TCCTCCATACAATTCGGAACCGATACTCTCAGCATAGTATATATACCTATTCAGGCATCGTGCTCATTGCTGTCAATCCTTTCCAACGAGTTGCTCTTTATGGACCCGAGATTATCCAGGCCTACAGCGGTAGGCGAAAAGGCGAACTCGAGCCGCACATTTTCGCCATCGCCGAGGACGCCTATAACCGTATGACAAAGGATTCCGAGGGTCAAACCATCATTGTTTCAGGAGAGAG TGGTGCTGGAAAAACCGAATCT GCTAAACTCATTATGCGCTTCCTTGCTTCTGCGGTCCCTGAGGGTCACACTCCTAAGAATCGGGCCAAGGCCACGCTCGAAGGCTCCTCGGAAATGGAACAGCAAATCTTGGCTACCAACCCTATCCTCGAAGCCTTTGGTAACGCTAAGACTACGCGAAACGACAATTCGTCCCGGTTCGGTAAATACCTCCAGATTCTATTCGATGGGAAGCAAAACATCGTCGGCGCTCGGATCCGCACATACCTGCTCGAACGATCACGTCTGGTCTACCAACCCGAGATCGAGCGTAATTACCACATCTTCTACCAACTCTGTGCCGGCGCTCCGTTGAAAGAACGTAAAGATCTCGGACTCGAGACCGACACGAGTAAATTTGGGTATCTCAGTGGCGGTGGCCCGCATTCAACCCCTATCAACGGCGTGGATGATGCCGAGGAATTCCGTGCCACGCAGGATGCCCTTTCCACAGTCGGTGTCGCCATCGACAAGCAGTGGTCCGTTTTCAAGCTTCTTGCTGCCCTTCTGCATCTTGGAAACATCAAGATCACAGCTGGGCGCAGCGATAGTAATATCGACGATAATGAGCCGAATATGATCACTGCCTGCAAATTCCTTGGCATTAGCCCCGTCGAATTCAAGAAATGGACCACAAAGAAGCAAATCACGACCCGAAGCGAAAAGATCATTTCGAGCTTGAACGCAGCGCAAGCGACGGTGGTGCGAGACTCGGTCAGCAAGTTTGTGTACGCTTGTTTGTTCGAGTGGCTCGTGGCAATTGTCAATGAGAGTTTGTCCGGGGAGAACGGTGAAGGTGCTCTCAAGGCTGAGAAGTTTATTGGTGTACTGGATATTTATGGGTTCGAGCATTTTAAGAAGAATTC GTTTGAGCAGTTCTGTATCAATTATGCCAATGAAAAACTCCAACAAGAG TTCAACGCACATGTATTCAAACTCGAACAAGAGGAATACGTCCGGGAGCAAATCAACTGGACCTTTATCGACTTTAGTGACAATCAACCTTGTATCGATGTGATTGAAGGAAAGCTCGgcgttcttgctcttcttgaCGAAGAATCCCGCCTCCCTTCCGGAACAGATCAGTCCTTCTTGACCAAACTTCTTTCCCAGCTCGATACTCCCAAGAACAAGAACGTTTTCAAAAAGCCCCGTTTCGGAAACTCGGCCTTTACGATTGCGCACTATGCCCTGGACGTCACATACGAGGCCGAGGGCTTCATCGAGAAGAATCGTGATACTGTCCCAGACGAGCACCTGGCTCTACTCGCAGGCACACAAAATCCATTCTTCAAGGAAGTCCTCGACGCGGCCCTTGCATCCAGTCGACAGTCCGAAACTCCTGCTCCGGGCACCCCCACTTTCTCCGACTCTGGCAGCAATGGGTCTCGCAGGTCCAGTTTGATTCCCGACCCGGGCCGTTCGTCCTTGCTTcagggaggtggaggagctAAACGTCCGGGCGCTGTAGCCAAAAAACCGACCCTCGGCTCCATCTTCAAGGGAAGTTTGATCAGTCTAATGGACACGATCAGCGTCACGAACGTGCACTATATCCGATGCATCAAGCCAAACGAAGCCAAACGCGCTTGGGAATTCACTCCTCAGCAAGTCTTGTCGCAGCTCCGTGCTTGCGGTGTACTCGAAACGATTCGTATCAGTTGTGCCGGTTATCCTACTCGATGGACGTACGAGGAATTTGCGGAACGTTATTACATGCTCGTGCACTCCAAGAACTGGAACGCTCAAACCAAGATCAAGGACCTGTGTCATATGATTCTTGGAGTTACGATCAAGGATGAGGACAAGTACCAAGCTGGTCTGACCAAGATCTTTTTCCGTGCGGGTATGCTTGCGTACCTTGAAGCCCAACGATCCGAAAAGCTCAACTCGCTCGTGACGCTCGTACAAAAGAATGTTCGCCGGAGGTTGGCAGTCAAGAGGTACAAGGAGCTCAGGCATGCTACCATTAGGATCCAAAC CGCGCAGATTGCAGGCTGCTGCGAGGAGGTTCATACAACGCAGATTTTCCTGGACGTTCATAATGCTGTTGTCGGACTACAGAGCT ATATCCGTGGGCAGAATGTTAGGAAGAATTTCAAGGATACCAGGTTGGATGTCGCTGCGACAAGGTTGCAAAGCTTCTTCCGTGGAAT TTTG TCTCACATGCGTCGACGAATGGCTCGCAAGGTTCTTCAGGCTCTCAAGATTGAAGCTCGTTCAGCCGCCAAGCAGAAAGAAATCTCCTACCAACTTGAGAACAAGGTCGTTCAGCTCACTCAATCACTTCAACAGCGCACCAACGAGCGCAAGGCTGCAGAGACCCAAGTACGGGATCTCGAGCGACAACTCACTGGATGGCAGAGCAAGCACGAAGAAGCGGAGGCCCGTGCTCGTAAACTCCAAAACGATATTCAGACCCTTCATGTGCCAACCGCCAAGTTTGAAGAGCTACTCAAATCCAAGGCAGAGGTGGAATCCAGGCTCGAAGCAGCGTCCGCCAAAGTCGCAGAACAGGAGGCGCAGATTACGAAACTTAGCGCCGAGGTACAAGCAGCGACCACCAAACTCGAAGCCCGTGCAAACGAAGCAGCGTCGAATGCGGGAGACCTTGGACAGATCGCCGCGCTCAAGCAAGAGCTGAGCCAAATGCGCGACCAGCTCAACCGTGCCAACGCGCTCAACTCGCTCAGCGGTGGATCACGCAGGCCGGCGGCCGAGCCACCCGTGTCACCCACGTTCCAGACTGGATTGCTCAAAGAATACGCGAGTCAGCAGAATGGGGCTGCCCCTGGATTGGGTGCGCCCGCGTCCACCAATGGAAAGAGGCACCAGCGCCGCCATTCATCTGCTGGCAATTACAACGACGCCAGCGTGCGCGATTCAGTTGACGAACGTATGATTGCTAGCAAACGCAGCCAGGCGAACAACCCTCGTGCTGTCTCGGTCGCGTACAATGGTCTCGACGGGCTTCCTCGTTTCAGGAACGGGTTGGAGGAGATTTACGACGATCCTGCCGAAGAGCGCATCCGATTGTTGTCTGACCTCGATCGGCTCGACCAGGAGGTGTATGAGGGACTTATCCTTGGCCTCAAGATTCCTTCACCCACCAATGCGAATGCTCCGAGCTTGAAGGAAGTGCTGTTCCCGGCCAACTTGATCTCGTTGATCTCGAACGAGATGTGGAGGTATGGaatgatcaaggagagtgAACGGTTCTTGGCGAATACCATGCAGACTGTCCAGGCACATGTCATG AGCTTTACCGGCGAAGATGCGATTGTCCCGGGTGTATTCTGGTTGAGCAACGTCCACGAGGTTCTTTCGTTTGTGTGCTGCGCCGAGGCGGATATGATGCAGGGTATTGGTCCTGCATCCGAATCTGCCAACTACGATTGGGCCGCGTATCAACATCTTATCCAGATGGTCAAGTCAGATCTTGATAGCTTGGAGTACAACATCTACCATTCGTGGATGGTCGAGACCAAGAAGCGACTCAGTAAAATGATTATTCCCGCGCTTATCGAGACTCAGTCTTTGCCCGGTTTCATTATCTCCGAGGGTGCTGGAAGGTTGTTCAACAGGCTCCTGAATCAAAACACGGCTCCTGCGTACAATATGGACGACGTACTCAACTTGCTAAACAAGGTCTTGAAGAGTTTGAAATGCTTCTTCATGGAGGAGAGTGTGATTCAGCAGGTTGTGACCGAGTTATTGAAATTGGTTGGTGTGACGAGCTTCAATGACTTGCTGATGAGGAGGAACTTCTGTTCGTGGAAGCGGG CGATGCAAATCCAATACAACATTACGCGTATCGAAGAGTGGTGCAAGTCACATGAGATGCCTGAGGGTACGCTGCAACTAGAACACTTGATGCAGGCCACCAAGTTGTTGCAGCTTAAGAAG GCGACCCAAGCCGACATTGACATCATCTACGACGTATGCTGGATCTTAACCCCATCCCAAATCCAACGCATGTGTGCCAACTACTTCGTCGCAGACTACGAG AACCCTATTTCTCCCGAGATCCTCAAGCTCGTAGCACAGCGAGTTCAGCCTAATGATAGGACTGACCACCTCTTGCTCACGCCCGAAAACGAGGACGTTGCGCCGTATGAATTGCCGCTGCCGCGCGAGGTGGCAGGGCTGGAGCACTATGTGCCCGCCTACCTTAACGTTCCG CATATCCGACGGCTGGCTGCGATCACGCCTTGA